AAAGAGGTGTAAGAAAAATTATGTGGAAGAAATTAGAAGAATAGGAGACCGAtcttcaaatatatatataagagtcGGAAGTTACAATTGGCGAATGTCTTCATACAGGCGGGTTTAGTACAGTGACACATTGTTGACTCGAAATTGCGAGTCGCATTAGATTCTCGTTAGTGGGACTTCCTTAtctctttatttaattttactattttcgtATTAGGCTATATAAACGGAAAATGATTTAAATTTGGAATGtattcaaattaaaataacagGACATAGAGTTGATGGTATCTGTGATTCTGACACAAATCAACTATGGCTGACAAGTTTGTCTCGCTTAGATTACTGTTGACGACGAACAATTTGGATGAGGTTAATTAGTCCAGTCCATAATAATTCTCAGAGACAACAACTGAGCAGCAGAACAAGCTGGGCTAATGCAAAATTATTGTCCTTTATACACAGTGAAAAGGGTATTTCACCAACCACAAGGATGTGCTTTTTTCCATGGTATATTAAATCTAATATTGGCGAACTTTACCAGTATCCAAAATCCATTGAAAGCACATTTTGTTGTCTGGATTAATTCGACGGTCAGACAGAATTAGTCAGGTCAATAAGTCAAGAACATTCATGAtcttattgaaataaaaatatctataactattataaaagtacaaattataatagattatttaatttttcataattttgcTTTTACCCTTCTCATAATTcttaataaattgattttgatGCTAAAATTTTGTCGAACCACTGTGATCATTAAGGGTCATACCAATCGGAACCCTAGAGCTTGCTCCAATAATAgttcttaataaataattgatgtTAAAGTTTCGTCTCAAACCATGTAATCATTTGGAATTATTCCAAATAAAAATGTCAAAAGTTGCTTCGGTaatcatttttaataaattagttaatatttcatatagataaaatGTATAATTACtattaaataagaaattaaaaatatttatatatgttacaCAAATAAAAGCATCTTTATAATgaattattgaattttcttttctctcattgtttttcattttttaattttaacatcTCAATTTTGGTTAAATAagataaataattttcatatattctaACAGGTGCATTTATAGTCGTTGTATATATAAAATCGTTTTGTACTACCTATTACAATCTTACTTTTAATAAGAATATTTTCTATCTATTTAgttatacaaataaatattttgatttattttttaatgtgaATAGCAAGTTAAAGTTGAACATAATAGATGAAATTACTtagaatataatattatttgaaaataaaatatatatgatttttatatttgtataataagtaatatttattttaaaatatacaaaatagcGTATCAAATGCATTATTTTCACGTGCATCGCACGTGATTATTGGActagtaaaaaaaagagagaatcaAAGAAGATATCTCGCAGTAGCACATGCCAATGATGGACCGAGGGTGAGTGGGGTAGTAATCGCCCCTCTAGAATTTTCACGTCTTAAAGAAATTTACGTATAGTCctttaaattttaatgaaatttcttatattcgTCCCCTTAACTTAGGAAAACTATTTTGTAGTTCACCCATCAAGAATCTCGCTCCCCTGAGTCCAAACCCTGAATCCATCCCGACCCACGCCCTCATTTGATAACCAAATGTTCTATGTTCAATACTCGATTAACGATATGATTTCTATTATAGTACTGGATTCATGCCCTTTCCagtaatcgaaaaaatagagagaaagagagaggattTCACAGGGGAGAGAGAGGTATACTGACAATTCTGAAGGCTTTAAAGAAAGCATAACATACTGGTGTTCTGGTGGAGTCTCTGATCGATGACAAGTGAGCTTGTGACTTCATTTATGTTCAACGCACCAAAAGCACACAACCACTTTTGAGCAGCCTTCGTCCAGCAAATTAAACAGTATTGGGGTGTAGGCCATGTAAGCGGGGCAGAGCCACTGTATTGGTAGGGGAGCAATTGCCCCCttaactttgaattttttaaaattttatcccaaaagtatatttatttattagtttttctatgtaaaattagtattttatccatcttgaaaaaaaaaatttatatactatatatatcaaGTAACATTTTTGCCCCATGGATGAAAATCCTGGCTCCGTCCCTGTACATAAGCTTTTTCATCTTATTTCACTTTGAGATAATCATGGGGGTTCCATGttaaataatcaaatattgtataaaaatatgaactaGTTCTTATGTTACTCTGAAAGTCGAGTTCCATGGCGAAAATTTTCTGTACGcatgataaaataattataatccATTCACAATGTGTTAGTTAAGATGTCATTCACCCATGCCTGAGAAGAAAAATAGTTTGCCTACGTCATAGTCGTAGTCAGTAAAAAATTCCGAGTGAGATAGTAATAGCTCCGACTCAGAGAATTTGTCATGCTATCACCAGCTAGCTTAGATATAATGTTGATTGCCAATATTCGCATGCTGGCTAATACTTGTCCCAATTACAAACCAGTGGTGCACTTGCCTTGGCATCCACACTTGGGAGTTAAATTTGCGTCTATATATCTTTGCGCTATTAGGATGGATCGGGTGCGCGCGTGAATTAATAGCCGGCTCAGTGTATGGAGACGCAATGCCATCGCGTGATTCAGCATCTGGATATCATCCACAGTTAGAAACAACCCCATGAATGTTCCCCTTCCGTCTTTCCTTCCATTTCGCTTCATCCAAACAAAAACCATTTGTAGCAATCTTATTTTGTATGGGTAAGGGCCGAGTTGCCGTTACCACAAGGGAAGCATAGGCCAAAGAGTCCCATCCCTGATAGTTCATCAAAatctttaaaataaataacacAGAGATctcaaatttatataattaccgcaaaaatataaaaagtgaaaaactatttctgatttgaaaacatgatcatttttcaatttttaaaaaaaagaataattacataaatttaaaatctacGTAATACTCGCATAATAATTGCCCATGAACTATTGCTCACTAGTTGAGACAGCTACATAAGCAATGCGTCCGCTATAACCCCATCTATATCCTGCCTGACCTTATCGTGAGATATATCGGTTTCGAGCTGTGTCAAGCCAGACTCTTGATTCCGAGCAGACGTCATTTGCACTGAAACGATAAAATGGCTTAGtctcttctttatttttcttttttgtgcatcaattttataattatttttcggtaATTTCTTGTAGATTCCTATTAACCTTGAACTGGAGAATCATGTTTCCCACTCGAAACCAAGGCACATGGAGACAGTCTTCTACGTAGCAAACACCACATTAGgatcaaacatcaaacattttACATAGTGCCAAGCACAACAGTATCAGCAGAGAGTTGTAGCATAGAACACACACATGGTCAGTAGTAGAGGCTGACAGAGACATTCCAAAAAAAAGTCTCACCAAAAACATGTCTCTTACCCCcaagagagaaggagaaacaaaaaggaaaactaATTTAATTACTGCTGATCTGGTTTTGTACTTCACTGCATTGTATGCATAACCACCTTGTTTATTGAGTTACGTTCTCATTGAGTCGAGCGGCGGCTGCCACCGAAGCAGCCACCCCTCCAGGCTGAGTGGCCAGATTCGGGTTGTTCCCGATCTCCACGCTGATCACTTCTTCCGCGTCTTGCCTTGTTGCCACCTTGTCCGCTGCCAGCTTTACAGTAGCATCCTGCCATTCTCCCcaaaacaaattatatatcaaaGAAATAGCATATGGATCGGGAAAATGAAAGACCGATCGTCTATGGGATGTCAGTTATAACTTGTAATAATACCGTGAGGATATCAGACAGTTTGATTTTATCTTCGTCCCGAAGCATTTGCTCATTGTGGGCAGCAGCCGACTGGGCCAAGGCAGCCAATCCCCCGGGGGTTATCACATTGCTGCCGGTGGCTCTCACCTCAGCTGCCTGAATTGCAGCCGCGTCGCTCTGGTCCACCGGCTTGCCGCCCATAGTCTGTGCCGCCGCCTCAAGGGCTTCCCCTATTGTGATTGTGCTCTGGTCAGCTGCAGCCGCAGGGCCTGGTCGCTGCACTGGGGTAAACTGCACGTACTGCCCCACAACCTAAATGCATCGAACTGAGATATTAGATAGGCGATTTAATCTTATGGCCAATGTACTTAAGTGACTGCTAACATTTAATGCGCGCTAAAGATATTTATCATTTATCACACCGTCATGGCCTAACAGCTCTTTTACATGCATGGACGGAACTAAAAATGAAGCGTCAATATCAAAGAGGATGTGCACAGTAGCACAAACTCTTGTCTAATAACTAAGAAATTTCTAGTTTGATACGCTGGTGGGATTACCTGTGACATCTTATTAGatattcataatttatatttcattatattaggtcATAAGTCtcctttataatcgaaaaaaaaaatgaagcatTAATCAAATACTCACACGACCATCAATATCATATCTATTGGATAGGACGTGCATAAATAATTCGACGACCCGAACTCCACCGtataaatcatcatatataGGCAGAGTCGGACGGATTGATTGATGGATTACCTGTCCAGCAATGGATTCAGTAATTATGCGGCTGCCAGGGACATCAGTTTCAATAATGGTCACGCCCTGGTCCCCAGTAACATCGGTTATGTCTCTATGGCCAACTAGGCCTGCCCGCTCATTGCAGGGGGCTGCTGACTGTATCACAGCAGCAGGGCCGTCCTTCTGGGTCTGCCCGAACACCATTGCCTCCGCAGTTTGCATCATGGCCGCATCCTCCGGGGCTATGGGCTTGGACGCGAGGTCCCCGGACACGTTGAACACGTCCCCGTATTTGATGGGCTCCAATAGCCGCTCCTGCTGGCCCTGGTCGGCCTCCTGCTGCTGCGGTCTCTGAGGCTGTTCCTGGCTCATTGTAATCTCTCCTGCAACACACTTCGGTCGTAAAATTATGCTTTTAACTTCAACGTTTAGGTGAGCATACGTACATTATATTCTAGTATTGAACTTTTTGTGTTACCAAAGCTCTCATGACGTGTTGCCACGTGGCACCAAAGGCCACGTGTCAATCAGCAGTAAGGCAATGCTCATGCGTGGCACCCTCGACAATATTACACTGGATGCTCGACACTTGCTCCGTACGTGGCAGGCAGCAGCTTCCCAACTAGTTCACGAGGACTAGGAATGTGGAGATTTGGACAGAATCATATTACTTTTAGCCGCCTCAGACAGTCAAAATAACGAAAAATTCTAGCACGACATTGTATTATCATGACATCGCACTCACTATCGTTGGATGCCACAGTATCGAGCAGGATCCACGCGCATCCATTATGGGGGACTGGGTGATGCAGTGACATAAAGTCACTATAATGGCTCCATGAAAGGAAAATTCTATTGGTATTTTCTCAggtaatataaagaaaataaatttgcaTGAATAATTAATGAAGAGATAGAGATAATTCAGGACGCGGAAAGTTCAACAAGTGAAAATCGAAAGTTAAAGAAGTATCATGCCAATTAGTGTAGATTGATTCGTGCAGTTCGGCATATGTTTATCTTATAtgaagtttcaaacaaatatcctataataaataaaatagactATTGTGAGagatttatttcttattaGTGTCCGGATCCAGTTAAAATCTAAATTATTAGACCACATCAGACTTCCCAATTTAGATGGTGAACACCATGGAAGAAAAAGTACCGCGCAAAAcgcgtctttttttttatataatattacatTCCTcctcaatttattttattttcagtgataaatattttgattttcgttaattttttattgtgtTTACCGGATTTTCAGCGTTGATTGCTCGCGCATGCATGTGATGGTGTTATTACCTAAACACATTATGGTATTTGATATAATATCTTAGTAAATCAAAGTTACATCATTCGATACAACTAATCGTGTAAAATTTAACGTTCAAAGCTTACtcttaaaaaattttagatgaCCAATGGGTTGCTTTATTGGATAATAAAGTTGATAAAATGAGGTCAATGTAAGAGAGGCTCAGagttttatgaaaaattaacaaaatgttataaatattaacaaattattacGATTGTTGatttattcataatattcTGAGTATCTTGTGTAATTATGTACATAACTATATTTTAGATTAGTTGCTTATAGTTTCCTAGTTGATAGCAGATTTTGTGAGATTCTATCTTGTACTCAGCGTTGTATGTATACGTTCTCATCGATCAGTAATGAAATTTGACAGACAATTGTCCATTCATTTCTCTCTTGCAAAATTATTATGGTATTAGAGCCCTTGGCCAAAGGGGTGAGCTCATCACGTCCATCTCTTTCTCAGCATCAATATGTCTACTGATCAAACTCTTGCAACCACTGTAGCCAACGGAGAAAATCAAGCACATTTGACTACCCTCCTTTCCCCCTACACCGCCACTTCATCTGATAGCATTGGGATTTAGCTGATCAATTGCAAGCTGAACGGGGACAATTATCTCGCATGGTCCCGATTGATGCAGATAGCTCTTCGCgcaaaaaacaaaataggATTCATTGATGGAACCCTCCCTGAACCAGTAGAAGGAAACCCGAACAAGGCTTCGTGGGTAATGGTGAATTCTACTGTCATTACGTGGATCGTAAATACGTTGGAGAAGGATCTTCAGCCAAGCGTTGCCTGCATCGAGAATGCAAGAGTTCTCTGGGATGACCTGAAACAACGATTTTCCCAAGGTAACGAAACTCGTATTTATCAATTGAAATGTGAAATATGCCTCTTGAGGTAGGAAGGTAGACTTGCTTCAGAATATTAGTCATTGCTCAAAGGTCTTTGGGATGAGCTGGACTAACTACTTGAAGATACTTTCTGTACCTGTGCGTGAGTCTGTGGGATGGGAGCAACTCGAGCTATACGAAATTTGCTATCAACCAAGAAACTATAAGCTACTAACCTAAAATATAGCTAAGTAAATAATTACACAATATACTCAGAATAGCCTAGATAAATCAAGAATCGTAATACAAATAATCTAATTATTGATGAAAACAATATTACCAAAAAAAGTCGTTAAGTTTGTAAAATAATACGAATAAAACATGTAAAAGATAGTGACCACTATCTTAATAAATTAACGAATTTGAGATGGCAGAAAATTTTTTCGTTAAAGTACCGAAAATAtccattcatttttctttttcataaatttaataattcatttattttaaatttattcctaataaaattacaaaaccaaaggacaaatttttttttctttttccttttttattaaataatatattggacaaaatatataataacacttatcaaatatatacataatagtACAGattaaatcaataaaataaaaaagaaagtaacaAATTTGCAAGAGTATGAAAACCATGTGAAACTCGCCCTAACATTATAGTAAACTAGTCATGGAGTTCGTGTATTAGATGGAATAGAACGTGATCTTACATAAAATTGgagaattcaaaaattttacaaaagttATGTGTTAAAAATGGAATAAGTTGAAGAACTCACATATTGAAGAAAGCGCACCCAATGTAGCAAATTTTTCAAGGCCTAATCGATCACAATTTTATACATAATACTTATGTCATTTACAATGaattatacaaaatataatataaattacacattatatctatatacCTATTAAAAATAAGGTAAATTTCGATGACACCCCTATAGTTTGTAAAACGGTCAAGGACACCCCctccttttaaaattaaccaTATATCACCTCTCATTTTGctgatttctatttttttcttaaatcaaatcaaatttgatTCGGGTAAAGAAATAAGATAATTGGTTGATTTGTGCATTTTGACATGGGACTCACGTGGTAAAATAAATGTTCTCTTGGTATCACGTCAATGAAAGGAGAGGTAGTATATAACTAGTTTATGAAAGGAAGGTATTGCTGACCTTTTTACAAATTATAGGATGCCATCGAaatttatctataaaaatattatttgatttgttaaaagtaaatataaaaGCATCATATCTACAAAAGATATGATGTAActtgttttttgaaaattacgATCTCATATGAATTGTCTTATTTGGTcttttcataaatatttttatttttaaaaaaatataaaaaaatataaaaaaaatctacatgtcccacaaatctatatttatatgctttgaaatatttttacaagtcataatttttttaaattaaaaattaaaaaaaattcttcgaGGAGATGCTGATAATGTGCTTACGAGTAATTCACATGGCCTCGAGATAGATTCCTACTAATTAAATTACCAGTTGTTCATTACCACATTTGATATCTCAATTAACAttattatgaattttattttattatcttattttattataccaCCAAAGTGGAAATTCACATTCCTATCCGGTAATAGTAAATCTAAATTACCACTCGAGAAGGAATGTACATGCAGGAATGTGAATTATCATTGTCCaatcaaatatgaaaatctTGGGCTCAGAATttaaattaacttttttataattcatataGATTTTCACGTACCAAACGCTTTCTTACAAGCCCTGTAGAATCGTGTACAAATACCGGGTTATGACAGTCATGTACATTCATccttccccttttctttttctttttttgggtaaaccGTATACATTCATCTACTATCTATATATGTGCACAGTGAGAGAGGGGGGAGAAGGGGGGTTGGTGTTAAGCATTCGACCGGATCGGGATTGAGAAAAAGACTGGTGCATAGAATCACAAGTTTCACAAAAATCATCGGACTAGTCAATTTCAGAAGTCCATTTTCGCAAAGGTGGGGAATCTCCACTCAAATTTCCAGCCAAAATCATTTTTTGCGGTCGCCTAAAGATTGTCGTGTTCCTGCAACCACCACCACAAGCAATGCCGGGTGACATCACTCGCCAATAATTTAATCTCAGCTTACGATGGACCAGCCAAGACTGAGCCAAACGCAGGATTGAGTCAAGCACAGCTTGCTCATGATCTTACCTCCAGCAGATAGGAGCTTGAACCACGGTTTTTGCACTCCTTGGCTTGACTATGGGCTGAGCTCATGTGTTCGGAGGTCTATCACCGTCCCCACGTCCGCATGGTTGCTGCCACCGACCCGGTCGGAGCTGAGCAGCAGTCACCACGTCCATGGTTGAGGCTGCAATGAGGGGGAGCGCATTCTGACAAAAGGAATCCAAATTACTATCACACACCACCTGAAATCACAGTCCCAAACCCCTCCTATTCGTAAAGTCCTATCTTCCGTAGCAAAGCTCGTCCTTGACAAGGCCTCAATGCACACGCACCTTAGCTCGTAATTGTACCTGGATCTTCCCCCGGTTAGAATGAGAAGTCCAGGGTGTGCAGAATCATCGGGGCATACTAAGGGCAACTATGTCATTCAAGTCTTGATTGGAGACCGAGTCTCAACCCATTTCTAGAATAGCATACCTAGATATACCAAGACCATCTGAGATGTCCAGTCCTCACAATCACGGAGCTACATATGGGTTATCAGGAACACCAGTAAGTAGGTATGAACATGATGCAATAGCAGCCCAACGAATGGCTCTCGATGGCAATAATAAACAACAGTGATAATAACGGCATAATAACCATCATCAATCTATACTTATTATCAGGCATTTAAAGCTGCCGGTTTCTGCTGCCTTCTTAACATGGTAATCCGTGAGAGATATCCGCTAATAACACTGAAGTCGAAAATTTAGATTTGATGATATCTAGGAATCTTCTCTGCTTGCAACCTCCAGCCCATTGCCTGCAAGTCACAGAATTTACAGGATTACTCAAACAGCACAACCCCATGATTGAACATAAACTTGTGAAGACAGATTTGTGCATCCCACTCAGCTATGCTATAAGCTCATTGAAATAAAACATCCACAAGTAGACATTAACATTTTAGAAGAAACGTCCGAAAGTAAAGACCAGCTCCAAGGAATCTGGGTCAAAGGATTACCATCAGGatcaaagaagaagatttGCTTCACTGTCCCATCGGGTAAGGCCCTCTGAAATGTTTCAATTCCTTTTTCCTGCATCGATATCTTGCATTCAGTGGCTTCCACCATAGAGACAATAAAAAGCAATCAACAGAAACTATGCTAAGCATGGTCCTTTGATCTTAGCCCATCTTTCCATTTGAAACGACGAGACTGGGAAAGAATATGCAGACTCCTGCCAAGCCTCCGGCCTTCCACTCCCACAAATGGGGGTAAACTAAAAACACAACCGACCCGTATGAACCAAATACTACCCTCGATCTCCATTTCCATTTAAGGGCTAGTTAACAGAATTCTAGCGAATTAAGCGCTTAAGACTAGTTACGAGTCGGTTAGGAATCAGAAATTAGGACGATCAAGAGACAAAGAGAGCGAGGAGGCATCCAATTTCCAAACTAAGCAAATAGGAGCTCACTCTAATAAATTCCTCTAAGAGGTT
The sequence above is drawn from the Punica granatum isolate Tunisia-2019 chromosome 5, ASM765513v2, whole genome shotgun sequence genome and encodes:
- the LOC116207088 gene encoding late embryogenesis abundant protein D-34-like, with product MSQEQPQRPQQQEADQGQQERLLEPIKYGDVFNVSGDLASKPIAPEDAAMMQTAEAMVFGQTQKDGPAAVIQSAAPCNERAGLVGHRDITDVTGDQGVTIIETDVPGSRIITESIAGQVVGQYVQFTPVQRPGPAAAADQSTITIGEALEAAAQTMGGKPVDQSDAAAIQAAEVRATGSNVITPGGLAALAQSAAAHNEQMLRDEDKIKLSDILTDATVKLAADKVATRQDAEEVISVEIGNNPNLATQPGGVAASVAAAARLNENVTQ